In Carassius carassius chromosome 38, fCarCar2.1, whole genome shotgun sequence, the genomic stretch tatacttaatatggttagtcgatacatcaggttcccctacactgtgcgagaacaggccgaaattaaaacgcaatttgcagcaatgtctggtttcccaaatgtaatcggcgcaattgactgcactcatgttgctataagggcaccatctgaaaatgaatttgcttatgttaatagaaagcatgtgcattctattaatgtgcaaatcatatgtgactccaacatgaccctcacaaacattgtggcacgctggcctggttcaacacatgattcctttatcttgacacatagcagtgtagggaacagactaaatgcaggcgcagtacgtgatggctggcttcttggtgagtttaacaatattaaaaagtagaaactgtaacaattttgtttttaatataattataacctgcaggcgacagtggctaccccctgagacgctggctcctcaccccatttttaaacccgcagagcgcagaggaaactcattataacgaggtccactctcgtgcccgcgcagttgtggagcgtgccatcggcatcctgaaatgcagatggcgtgctctggatgcctcgggtggcagacttttataccatccagcaaaagtgtgcaagattgtcagggcgtgtggtgttttgcacaatatagcactgagaaacggtattcctctccctcctgatctccctctaccccagcattacgaccccgagccacagccccctggccgacaagagggatatcaacgaggtgcaagaatccgtgaggatgtcatgcggcgtttgtaaagaaagacaaaactcaaggttcatgttttaactgcatcttttaatgattgtgcaatttcttgcatcacttctctcatctgccgtagctcatctgcaaccctgttgacagcgtttattgtctctcgctgtaactgcaggactgcgtcagtgagtacccgaccacttttgtacgtgccagacgcagaaggggcactgctttgagccggacgctgtgcatctgcatctgagaacccctcaccctgaacctcctgttcatttacagcttcagactccggaaggactggaggacaaacaattggcaacatttatccatttatcaccccacacactcaaatgtacagcgttaatgattaaaaatcggtttaaccttgctcctctgtggtttcagtcacgtcagtgtctccctccttttccgacacaataccacacacgctgacctccccaattatagccgcgattttgctgtccactgatgtgagatcagctgtacatgggcccccaccagttgcagccacgctctggcggtgggaggacagttttctctttgcctccaccttgaatgaatgagaatctttatttcacatattttgcatactgtaagcacatgtaaataaaactttttgaaaatcaatattgctatttatataggtatatagcctaataaaacacaaatgtaatatgttggtaaaaaaaaaatttgtataccttcaggtcggaccattttttctttaattctgcaactgtccgttctgtcccactgacacaattgacggcagaagcaatactttgccactcgcactgcttctttttattagtgaccccactgctgtggccaccaaataacacagttttccgagcctccacctcccctacaagtgtttcaatctcagtatctgagaaattagctactagaaagctacaggcaggtgagtttgatcagggttggaattGACCTGTTCTCCTTGGATCTTTAAAACCCCATTTTACAGAGGTTAATATTTTAGCATCACGTATTCGTTGTAGTTTTGTGTGCGTTGTTGTCCGCTTGTCCTGACGCACCAATTCATTGTATTTTTCCAGCAGAGATCACAGGCTGGGAGGATGACAGCTCGAGTGCACTTCTCGTTGATTGCTGCTTTTTTGTGTCTGTTCGGATACTTGAGCGTAACTCATGCTATTCAAAGAGTCCCAGGTGAAAAGATCTGTTGCTTTCATTACACACtctgaagaaatgcagaaataattGACTCTAAGTCTTTGAAAGTAATTAACCTAGTTTATGAATGAGTAGTAGGTTTTAAAACCcttttgatttgaagcagacaaaaatttaaatctttgtatataGGTTTGAGACCCATTGTGAAACCCCTGACTTACAAATGCTGAAACTGCACTCCCTGGCCTCCCGTAATGATCTGCTTGAATTCTCTAGTGGACGGTTTATGTCCGGCGACGCTGACCGTCGTGCCGTCCCAGCGAGGATGTTCCTCTGACGAAGACGGCCCTGGAGGCCACAAATGCTGTCTATTTGACTGTGGGCCTGTTTGCGTGCTGCCCAttttcagtgagtttcagttaataaTGGATGTTAAggctaaaaaacacacactagtAACCCATTGAATTCAATGAAAGTTTTAAGCAGAGACCTTGCCTTTTTTTTCTCTAAAGTCAGTTTGAATTCATCCCTTAGGATGGTTTTAAGGACCGAATGGCTTTACAAAATAAAGCGGAATAATACTTTGAATGGTGGTTCTAAATTCCAGTCCTGGggaccccctgctctgcacatttttgcATGTCCCCCTTATTTAACACATCTCATTGCGATCATCAGTTTCcacaaatcttgccctggaggtccagTGCGCTGCAGAATTTagttccaaccctgatcaaagtcacctgcctgtgactTTTCttatgatcccaaagacattgatttaaCATGCTgaggtgtttgattagggttagagctaaactctgcaggaaagtggctcTCGAGGTCCAGATCTGAGGATCCCTGGTCTATATTCACAAACTAAAACTGATCTGTGTCTGAATTTGTGTTCATgcagtgaagccgggtcaatgtcccataccggagatgattccactgtgtgctgAAAGCTGTTTCCACGATGGTCAGTGTCCTACCACACAGAAGTGTTGCCCAACCACCagtggctttgcatgcagtgaaccacgTGGTCAGGGAAGAGGTCAGGCAAGTTGCCAGGGAAGCGGCGCGGGACAGGGCTTCGGagctggccagggaagcggagTGGGACAGGGCTTCGGAGCGGACCAGGGAAGCGGAGTGGGACAGGGCTTCGGAGCGGACCAGGGAAGCGGAGTGGGACAGGGCttcggcgctggacagggaagagGAGTGGGACAGGGCttcggagctggacagggaagagGAGTGGGACAGGGCTTCGGagctggccagggaagcggagtgggacagggcttcggagctggccagggaagcggagtgggacagggcttcggagcaggccagggaagcggagtgggacagggcttcggagctggccagggaagcggcgctggccagggaagcggcgctggacagggaagcggcgctggacagggaagcggcgtgggacagggcttcggagctggccagggaagcggcgctggacatggcgcgggacagggaagcggagtggGACAGGGCgcgggccagggaagcggctctGGACAGGGCTTTGGagctggccagggaagcggctatggacagggcgctggccagggaagcggcgctggccagggcttCGGagctggccagggaagcggcgcgggacagggaagcggcgcgggacagggcttcggagctggccagggaagcggctctggacagggcttcggagctggccatggaagcggctatggacagggtgcgggccagggaagcggagctggccagggaagcggagtgggacagggcttcggagctggacagggcgtgGGACATGGAAGCGGCGCCCGACAGGGCttcggagctggacagggcgcaggacatgGAAGCGGcgccggacagggaagcggcgcgggaCATGGCTTCGGagctggccagggaagcggagTGGGACAGGGCTTCGGAGCTGGGCAGGGAAGCGGAGCGGGACAGGGCttcggagctggacagggaagagGAGTGGGACAGGGCTTCGGagctggccagggaagcggagtgggacagggcttcggagctggacagggaaggggcgcgggacagggaagcggcgtgggacagggcttcggagctggacagggaagagGAGTGGGACAGGGCTTCGGAGCTGGCCAGGAAAGCGGAGTGGTACAGGGCTTCGGagctggccagggaagcggagTGGGACAGGGCTTCGGAGCAGGCCAAGGAAACGGAGTGGGACAGGGCTTCGGAGCAGGCCAGGGAAGCGGAGTGGGACAGGGCTTCGGagctggccagggaagcggcgctggccagggcgctggacagggaagcggcgctggacagggaaggggcgcgggacagggaagcggcgtgggacagggcttcggagctggccagggaagcggcgctggacatggcgcgggacagggaagcggagtggGACAGGGCgcgggccagggaagcggctctGGACAGGGCTTTGGagctggccagggaagcggctatggacagggcgcgGGCCAGGGAtgcggcgctggccagggaagcggcgctggccagggcttCGGagctggccagggaagcggcgcgggacagggcttcggagctggccagggaagcggatctggacagggcttcggagctggccatggaagcggctatggacagggcgcgggccagggaagcggagctggccagggaagcggagtgggacagggcttcggagctggacagggcgcgGGACATGGAAGCGGCGCCCAACAGGGCttcggagctggacagggcgcgGGACATGGAAGCGGcgccggacagggaagcggcgcgggaCAGGGCTTCGGAGCTGGGCAGGGAAGCGGAGTGGGACAGGGCTTCGGAGCTGGGCAGGGAAGCGGAGTGGGACAGGGCTTCGGAGCTGGGCAGGGAAGCGGAGTGGGACAGGGCTTCGGAGCGGGCCAGGGAAGCGGAGTGGGACAGGGCTTCGGAGCGGGCCAGGGAAGCGGAGTGGGACTGGGCTTCGGAGCTGGCGAGGGAAGCGGAGTGGGACAGGGCTTCGGagctggccagggaagcggagCGGGACAGAGAAGTGGAGTGGGACAGGGCTTCGGAGCTGGCCAGGAAAGCGGAGTGGGACAGGGCTTCGGagctggccagggaagcggagtgggacagggcttcggagcaggccagggaagcggagtgggacagggcttcggagcaggccagggaagcggagtgggacagggcttcggagctggccagggaagcggcgctggccagggcgctggacagggaagcggctctGGACAGGGAaggggcgcgggacagggaagcggcgtgggacagggcttcggagctggccagggaagcggcgctggacatggcgcgggacagggaagcggagtggGACAGGGCgcgggccagggaagcggctctGGACAGGGCTTTGGcgctggccagggaagcggctatggacagggcgcgGGCCAGGGCTTCGGagctggccagggaagcggatctggacagggcttcggagctggccatggaagcggctatggacagggcgcgggccagggaagcggagctggtcagggaagcggagtgggacagggcttcggagctggacagggcgcgGGACATGGAAGCGGCGCCCAACAGGGCttcggagctggacagggcgcgGGACATGGAAGCGGcgccggacagggaagcggcgcgggaCAGGGCTTCGGAGCTGGGCAGGGAAGCGGAGTGGGACAGGGCTTCGGAGCTGGGCAGGGAAGCGGAGTGGGACAGGGCTTCGGAGCTGGGCAGGGAAGCGGAGTGGGACAGGGCTTCGGAGCGGGCCAGGGAAGCGGAGTGGGACAGGGCTTCGGAGCGGGCCAGGGAAGCGGAGTGGGACTGGGCTTCGGAGCTGGCGAGGGAAGCGGAGTGGGACAGGGCTTCGGAGCTGGCCAGGGAAGCAGAGCGGGACAGAGAAGTGGAGTGGGACAGGGCTTCGGAGCTGGCCAGGGCGCggagcgggacagggaagcggagtggGACAGGGCTTCGGcgctggccagggaagcggcgctggccagggaagcggcgcggGAAAGGGCTTCGGagctggccagggaagcggcgcggGAAAGGGCTTCGGagctggccagggaagcggcgcgggacagggaagcggagtggGACAGGGCTTCGGCGTTGGCCAGGGAAGTGGTTATGGACAGGGCgcgggccagggaagcggcgcggGCCAGGGCttcggagctggacagggaagcggagagGGACAGGGTTTCGGAGCGGGCCAGGGAAGCGGAGTGGGACAGGGCTTCGGagctggccagggaagcggcgctggccagggcgcgggacagggctTCGGCGCGGGACAGGGCTTCGGagctggccagggaagcggcgcggGAAAGGGCTTCGGagctggccagggaagcggcgcggGAAAGGGCTTCGGAGCTGGCcagggaagtggcgcaggacagggaagaggAGTGGGACAGGTCTTCGGCGCTGGCCAGGGAAGTGGTTATGGACAGGGTGCGGGCCAGGGCTTTGGAGCGGGCCAGGGCTTTGGAGCGGGCCAGGGCTTTGGAGCGGGCCAGGGCTTTGGAGCGGGACAGGGCTTTGGAGCGGGACAGGGACGCGGAGTGGGCCAGGACTTCGGAGCGGGCCAGGGAAGCGGAGTGGGACAGGGCTTCGGAGCTGGCCAGGGAAACGGCACTGGcaagggcgctggacagggaagcggcgtgggacagggaagcggcgtgGGACAGGGCGCGGGCCAGGGAAGCGGAGTTGGACAGGGCTTCGGagctggccagggaagcggcgctggatatggcgcgggacagggaagcggagtgtgacagggaagcggctatggacagggcgtGGGGCAGGGAAGCGGCGTGGggcagggaagcggcgctggacagggaagcggcgcggggcagggcgctggacagggaagcggcgcggggcagggcgctggacagggaagcggcgctggccagggcgctggacagggaagcggcgctggccagggtgctggacagggaagcggcgcgggacagggaagcggcgcgggaCATGGAAGCGGCGCTGGAAAGGGAAGTGGCTATGGGCAGGGCAGCGGACAGGGAAACAGATGTGCCATGTCCCATGTGCGGCTCCAAGGTCTGCTTGGACGGGAGGTTTTCTTTCGTTGGCAGAAAAGGGTTGTGTGGTGAAGGCAGGTGAAGTTTTGGGTTGTGGCCCTTCGCTTTTTTCTGCTTGTAAGCATATTGGATTTCCTTGTCACTCAGTTTCAGCTGGGTTGTGAAATCATAGCTTAGGGAGCTGGTTATCTTGACTAGCTCCTCGTGGTTGTTGTTCTTTATTGAATCTTGTTCTGGcttgaatcttgtgtcaggaatcATCTCAGGAttggaattattattaaaaatattaatgctgaTAATCTCTTTCCTTATTCTGACAGGATTGACACCGTACACCTTACAGTTGGACTGCTCACCAGGGAGGTTGCGAAGGTGACAGTTGTTCAATCCTTATCTCTATTAAATTGATCTCAGCATTGGATAAGATGCTGAAACTtggattgcgtttccaaatgtagggaggttaggaagAACAAAGGAGGGCTTGATTATAATCAAATTCCTAAGGATGATTCATCTTCTTTGACACAATTGTGTAGCTCattcacttagaattgattgATGGTTCTTACAGGTCCCTACAAATGTGAAAAGTGCAGAGGAAAGAAAGCAGGAGAGAACAGGACAGAAGGGACAGAGACCGTAAGGCTCTGTTGCTGTTATGCCCATCTACGAGTAGAGTgttgttttagttgctgcacaactaatcaaaaaaaaaaaaattaaggtaaagcgagttgtctttctaatttattttgaACTCATAGTGAGGGATAAAGGTCCGCCTTGCCCGCTTGCATTATGAAGCACAAGAGAGAGCCCAGGCACACCAAGCTGAACTGAATTTGCAATTGGAAGTACGCAAGATGGAAATCGAGGCTGAGATGCAGGTGAAGCTGAGGCAGCTTGAGCTAGGTGCATCAAACGTTGCTACCGGCTCACCTGTACAGTCGGACACCACTCAAGTCTCTCCTCCGCGGGTTGGTTTAGCCCCAAATGCTTTTTATGTGAGTAAACCCATTGCATTTTTTCCTCCGTTTAGAGAAACAGAAGTAGATACTTACTTCAGTTCGTTTGAATGCATCGCAACTTCTCCTCGTTGGCCCAAGGAGGTCAGGTCTCTGCTTTTACAATGTAGATTATTTGGTAAAGCACAAGAAGTTTTTTCTACATTATGGTAGGAAGAGAGTCTGAAATTTGAGTCTGTGAAGTCTGCTATCCTGCGAGCATATGAGTTGGTTCCGAATATAGGCAACATTTTAGAAAACACAAAAAGAGTCCTACACAAACATTTCTGGAATTTGCTAGGGAGAAAGGAGTGTTTTTTTGATAAATGGTGCACCACCAGTAAAATTAGTGATTTTGACTCCTTAAGAGTGTTGATATTGCTACAGGAATTTAGGTTTATCTGAACGCGTAGTAGTATACCTTTATGAACAGAAGGTGACTACTTTGTCACACGCAGCTGTACtcgcagatgagtttgttttaacCCATAAGAATGTATTTGCCTCTGCACGTCCTGAAAAATGTACAGATTGACAGTTCGCAATCTCAAACATCACATTCAAGATTTAGTCCACCTCATAATAAAGAGGAGCgtgaatgtttttactgtcacaaaAAGGGCACATGATCGCTGATTGCTTGGCATTGAAGTGCAAGCAACACCTACAACCAAAGAGCGTGGGGTTTGTGAAAGCTTTTAAATCTGCAGTCGCTGTGCATACTGAGGAAAGAATTGATGAGTTATTGGCCCTTTGTGTCGAAAGGGTTAATATCGCTGTCTGAGATAAGGGAGGACCAGGAAGAAGTAAGAATACACACGGACACTGGTGCCATCCAGTCTTTTATTTTGGCTGGTAAATTGCA encodes the following:
- the LOC132118978 gene encoding LOW QUALITY PROTEIN: fibroin heavy chain-like (The sequence of the model RefSeq protein was modified relative to this genomic sequence to represent the inferred CDS: substituted 1 base at 1 genomic stop codon), whose translation is MEAAPDRASELDRAQDMEAAPDREAARDMASELAREAEWDRASELGREAERDRASELDREEEWDRASELGRGVGQGFGAGQESGVVQGFGAGQGSGVGQGFGAGQGNGVGQGFGAGQGSGVGQGFGAGQGSGAAGQGAGHGSGAQQGFGAGQGAGHGSGAGQGSGAGQGFGAGQGSGVGQGFGAGQGSGVGQGFGAGQGSGVGQGFGAGQGSGVGQGFGAGQGSGVGLGFGAGEGSGVGQGFGAGQGSGAGQRSGVGQGFGAGQESGVGQGFGAGQGSGGAGQGSGSGQGRGAGQGSGVGQGFGAGQGSGAGHGAGQGSGVGQGAGQGSGSGQGFGAGQGSGYGQGAGQGFGAGQGSGSGQGFGAGHGSGYGQGAGQGSGAGQGSGVGQGFGAGQGAGHGSGAQQGFGAGQGAGHGSGAGQGSGAGQGFGAGQGSGVGQGFGAGQGSGVGQGFGAGQGSGVGQGFGAGQGSGVGQGFGAGQGSGVGLGFGAGKQSGTEKWSGTGLRSWPGRGAGQGSGVGQGFGAGQGSGAGQGSGAGKGFGAGQGSGAGKGFGAGQGSGAGQGSGVGQGFGVGQGSGYGQGAGQGSGAGQGFGAGQGSGEGQGFGAGQGSGVGQGFGAGQGSGAGQGAGQGFGAGQGFGAGQGSGAGKGFGAGQGSGAGKGFGAGQGSGAGQGRGVGQVFGAGQGSGYGQGAGQGFGAGQGFGAGQGFGAGQGFGAGQGFGAGQGRGVGQDFGAGQGSGVGQGFGAGQGNGTGKGAGQGSGVGQGSGVGQGAGQGSGVGQGFGAGQGSGAGYGAGQGSGVXQGSGYGQGVGQGSGVGQGSGAGQGSGAGQGAGQGSGAGQGAGQGSGAGQGAGQGSGAGQGAGQGSGAGQGSGAGHGSGAGKGSGYGQGSGQGNRCAMSHVRLQGLTPYTLQLDCSPGRLRR
- the LOC132119019 gene encoding uncharacterized protein LOC132119019, with amino-acid sequence MICLNSLVDGLCPATLTVVPSQRGCSSDEDGPGGHKCCLFDCGPVCVLPIFMKPGQCPIPEMIPLCAESCFHDGQCPTTQKCCPTTSGFACSEPRGQGRGQASCQGSGAGQGFGAGQGSGVGQGFGADQGSGVGQGFGADQGSGVGQGFGAGQGRGVGQGFGAGQGRGVGQGFGAGQGSGVGQGFGAGQGSGVGQGFGAGQGSGVGQGFGAGQGSGAGQGSGAGQGSGAGQGSGVGQGFGAGQ